A single Bacteroidota bacterium DNA region contains:
- a CDS encoding metal-dependent hydrolase has product MDITYYGHSCFGAEINGKHLVFDPFITPNEFAKNIDINKVKADYILISHGHEDHIADAVKLAQITGATIVSNYEITVWLNKQGVEKTHPMNIGGKWMFDFGKVKCVAAQHSSSMPDGSYGGSAMGFLLETSEGDFYYSGDTALMLDMKLIGDYRKINFAMLPIGDNFTMSIENAIIASEFIKCNTIIGMHYDTFGYIKIDKESAVTKFEQAGKKLLLMEIGETIKI; this is encoded by the coding sequence ATGGATATTACCTATTACGGACATTCTTGCTTTGGCGCAGAAATTAACGGCAAACACCTTGTATTTGATCCATTTATTACACCAAATGAATTTGCAAAAAACATTGATATAAATAAAGTTAAGGCTGATTATATCTTGATTTCGCATGGCCATGAGGACCATATAGCTGATGCTGTGAAACTTGCTCAAATTACAGGAGCCACAATAGTGAGTAATTACGAAATAACCGTATGGCTAAATAAACAAGGAGTTGAAAAAACACATCCCATGAATATAGGTGGAAAATGGATGTTTGATTTTGGAAAGGTAAAATGTGTAGCCGCTCAACATTCAAGCAGTATGCCTGATGGAAGTTATGGAGGAAGCGCTATGGGCTTTTTGCTTGAAACATCTGAAGGGGATTTTTATTACTCGGGCGATACGGCTTTAATGCTTGATATGAAACTAATTGGAGACTACAGGAAAATTAATTTTGCCATGCTACCAATCGGTGATAATTTTACAATGAGCATAGAAAATGCAATTATTGCTTCGGAGTTTATTAAATGCAACACCATTATAGGTATGCATTACGATACTTTTGGTTATATAAAAATTGATAAAGAAAGTGCAGTAACAAAGTTTGAGCAAGCAGGGAAGAAACTTCTGCTTATGGAAATTGGAGAAACAATAAAAATATAA
- a CDS encoding ParB/RepB/Spo0J family partition protein, translating into MSSNKRNALGRGLSALLEDSKTDITNSKTEMGSVVGSVTSIPLEQIEANPFQPRTQFEKEALVELSESIAEHGIIQPVTVRKLGYDKYQLISGERRFRASKLAGLKTIPAYIRIANDQAMLEMAIVENIQRENLDSIEVAISYQRLIEECNLTQDALSKKVSKQRSTITNFLRLLKLPAEIQVGIRDGKISMGHAKTLINIADDKKQIDIYNHIIQEDLSVRESEELVRGEKKSTGQKLEKKSDNPAKGNVSLSFEQQKAMLDLSNMLNSKTDLKINTKGKGKIVLEFESLGDLQRIFDILDI; encoded by the coding sequence ATGAGCTCGAATAAAAGAAATGCACTTGGACGAGGCTTAAGTGCCTTACTGGAGGATTCCAAAACAGATATTACAAATTCCAAAACAGAAATGGGTTCTGTTGTAGGTTCAGTAACCAGCATACCTTTGGAACAAATTGAGGCAAACCCTTTTCAACCAAGGACACAATTTGAAAAGGAAGCCCTTGTTGAACTTTCAGAATCTATTGCTGAACATGGCATTATTCAACCTGTTACTGTTAGGAAACTCGGGTATGATAAATACCAGCTTATTTCAGGGGAAAGAAGATTCAGAGCATCAAAACTTGCCGGCTTAAAAACAATTCCTGCCTATATAAGAATTGCCAACGACCAGGCCATGCTTGAAATGGCAATAGTTGAAAACATTCAACGTGAAAACCTGGATTCCATTGAAGTAGCTATTAGTTACCAAAGGCTTATCGAAGAATGTAACCTTACCCAGGATGCTTTGAGCAAGAAAGTAAGCAAGCAGCGCTCTACCATTACCAATTTTTTAAGGCTGTTGAAACTTCCTGCCGAAATTCAGGTTGGAATAAGGGATGGAAAAATATCCATGGGTCATGCCAAAACATTGATCAATATAGCAGACGATAAAAAACAAATTGATATTTACAACCATATAATCCAGGAGGATCTTTCTGTTAGAGAATCTGAAGAATTGGTACGTGGAGAGAAAAAATCGACAGGACAAAAACTGGAAAAAAAATCAGACAATCCAGCAAAAGGAAATGTAAGCTTATCTTTTGAACAACAAAAAGCCATGCTTGATTTGAGCAATATGCTAAATTCAAAGACAGATCTAAAAATTAATACTAAAGGGAAAGGGAAAATCGTTCTTGAGTTCGAATCCTTAGGTGACCTTCAACGAATATTTGATATACTTGATATTTAA
- the lepB gene encoding signal peptidase I: protein MLISIESLLIIFLVYFILVHVGFYKFFEKAGVPGWKVIIPVYSVYLALKIIKKPLWWLILYYIPFIGFIIGIGLIVEFLKSFGYLRFYQHMLGILFGPIYIPYVAFKPETQFIGPEEAKKFKKSGTREWADAIVFAVIAATIIRTFFIEAFTIPTSSMEKSLLVGDYLFVSKLSYGAKLPNSPLSFPFAHHTLPLTESVKSYLEWIKLPYYRLPAFTKIKNNDVVVFNYPDGDTVVIQHQNQSYYQLARDYGRDVIWNNPDLEIVSRPVDKRENYIKRCIGIPGDTLEIIDQIVYINSKKADLPNFSQFSYTVVTDGTYLSEKTLEKMDITDPIYPNPAFPFAFDVMLTHENAKKIEQFDFVKQVLPNIKPKGYEHYRKSMPIIPHHPSFGWTEDNFGPLFIPKKGSVISLTPENIIIYTRAIETYEGNQVNIQGDKIFINGEQADSYTFKLDYYFMMGDNRHNSADSRFWGFVPEDHIVGKAVLVWLSLDANKSFVNKVRWNRLMNTIK, encoded by the coding sequence ATGCTGATTTCAATTGAATCATTACTGATTATTTTCCTTGTTTATTTTATATTGGTTCATGTTGGCTTTTATAAATTTTTTGAAAAAGCGGGTGTACCCGGATGGAAAGTAATTATTCCTGTTTACAGTGTTTACCTTGCACTTAAAATAATTAAAAAACCCCTTTGGTGGTTAATTTTATACTATATTCCTTTTATTGGATTTATAATTGGCATAGGGCTAATTGTTGAATTTTTAAAGAGTTTTGGTTATTTGCGTTTTTACCAGCATATGCTTGGAATATTATTTGGACCCATTTATATTCCCTATGTGGCTTTTAAACCAGAAACACAATTCATAGGTCCTGAGGAAGCCAAAAAATTTAAAAAATCAGGAACAAGGGAGTGGGCTGATGCCATTGTTTTCGCTGTTATCGCAGCCACCATTATCCGTACATTTTTTATTGAAGCCTTCACAATCCCTACCTCTTCCATGGAAAAATCATTGCTGGTTGGGGATTATCTTTTTGTGAGTAAGTTAAGTTACGGTGCTAAACTTCCCAATTCACCCTTATCTTTTCCTTTTGCTCACCATACCTTACCACTTACAGAAAGTGTAAAATCTTATTTGGAATGGATTAAGCTTCCTTATTACCGCCTGCCTGCTTTTACAAAAATCAAGAACAATGATGTGGTTGTTTTTAATTATCCTGATGGGGATACAGTAGTTATCCAACACCAGAACCAAAGTTATTACCAGTTAGCAAGGGATTATGGAAGGGATGTAATTTGGAACAATCCTGATTTAGAAATTGTTTCCAGGCCTGTTGACAAGCGTGAAAATTATATAAAAAGATGCATTGGAATTCCAGGCGATACCCTGGAAATAATTGATCAAATAGTTTATATAAACAGCAAAAAGGCTGATCTACCCAATTTTTCGCAATTTTCGTATACTGTGGTTACCGATGGCACTTATTTAAGTGAAAAAACACTTGAAAAAATGGATATCACTGATCCTATTTATCCCAATCCTGCTTTTCCCTTTGCCTTTGATGTAATGTTAACTCATGAAAACGCCAAAAAAATTGAACAATTTGATTTCGTAAAGCAGGTTTTGCCCAATATAAAACCAAAAGGATATGAACATTACCGCAAATCAATGCCTATTATCCCCCATCACCCTTCTTTTGGTTGGACAGAAGATAATTTTGGGCCCTTGTTTATTCCCAAAAAAGGATCTGTTATATCCCTTACTCCTGAGAATATTATAATATATACCAGAGCCATTGAAACCTATGAAGGGAACCAGGTAAACATACAAGGCGATAAAATATTCATCAATGGAGAACAAGCAGATTCATACACCTTTAAGCTGGATTATTATTTTATGATGGGTGATAACAGACACAATTCAGCAGATTCAAGATTTTGGGGATTTGTTCCGGAGGATCATATTGTTGGAAAAGCTGTTTTAGTATGGTTATCTCTTGATGCAAACAAATCCTTTGTAAACAAAGTAAGGTGGAACAGGTTAATGAATACTATTAAATAA
- a CDS encoding ParA family protein: MGKIIAIANQKGGVGKTTSAINLAACLAVLEYKTLLIDADPQANATSGVGFDPKNIKTSVYECIVNDTDPRDIILSTETPNLFLLPAHIDLVGAEIEMVNLPNREKMMRAALGNLKSEYDFIIIDCSPSLGLITLNALTAADSVIIPVQCEYFALEGLGKLLNTIKIVQSRLNPELEIEGILLTMYDVRLRLSNQVVEEVKTHFQQMVFDTIIQRNTKLGEAPSFGETIIMHDASSKGAINYLNLAREILQKNDLTRLKESEKIIETDELE; this comes from the coding sequence ATGGGTAAAATAATCGCAATTGCCAATCAAAAAGGTGGTGTTGGAAAAACAACTTCAGCAATTAATCTGGCTGCATGTCTTGCTGTTTTAGAATACAAGACTCTGTTAATAGATGCTGATCCTCAAGCCAATGCAACTTCGGGAGTGGGTTTTGATCCTAAAAACATTAAAACCAGCGTGTATGAATGCATTGTAAATGACACTGATCCCAGAGATATTATCCTGAGTACAGAAACACCAAACCTTTTTCTATTACCTGCTCACATTGACCTTGTGGGTGCGGAAATTGAAATGGTTAATTTGCCAAATCGCGAAAAAATGATGCGTGCTGCTTTAGGTAATTTGAAAAGTGAATATGATTTTATCATTATTGATTGCTCTCCATCTCTTGGTTTAATAACTCTAAATGCTTTAACCGCAGCCGATTCAGTAATTATTCCTGTGCAGTGTGAATACTTTGCCCTTGAGGGATTAGGAAAATTACTAAACACCATAAAAATTGTTCAGAGCAGACTGAATCCTGAATTGGAAATTGAAGGAATACTTCTTACCATGTATGATGTAAGGCTTCGTTTGTCCAACCAGGTAGTTGAAGAGGTGAAAACCCATTTTCAACAAATGGTTTTTGACACTATTATTCAAAGAAATACTAAATTGGGTGAAGCGCCAAGTTTTGGAGAAACCATTATTATGCATGATGCCTCAAGTAAAGGAGCAATTAATTACTTAAACCTTGCAAGAGAAATATTGCAAAAGAACGACCTTACCCGATTAAAGGAATCAGAAAAAATTATAGAAACAGATGAGCTCGAATAA
- the dapB gene encoding 4-hydroxy-tetrahydrodipicolinate reductase: MKIALLGYGKMGKEIERIALERKHHIVLKMGVENLADLTPENLSKADVAIEFSTPESAVENIKKCFDANVPVVIGTTGWLNNLEEVKKRCLELKQAMLWASNFSVGVNLFFELNKQLAQLMNNQFEYDVELEETHHIHKLDAPSGTAITLAEDIINNLERKSSWKKETAEKSSDLVIQSHRIENVPGTHLVKYSSKVDDIQITHTAHSREGFALGAVIASEWIAGKTGIFSMRDVLKIN; encoded by the coding sequence ATGAAAATCGCCTTACTTGGATATGGTAAAATGGGCAAGGAAATTGAGCGAATTGCCCTTGAACGAAAACACCATATCGTGCTTAAGATGGGTGTTGAAAATCTTGCTGATTTAACGCCTGAAAATCTTTCAAAAGCAGATGTGGCAATTGAATTCAGTACTCCTGAAAGTGCAGTTGAAAACATAAAAAAGTGTTTTGATGCCAATGTGCCAGTTGTAATTGGTACAACAGGATGGCTAAACAACCTAGAAGAGGTAAAAAAAAGGTGTCTGGAATTAAAACAGGCAATGCTCTGGGCCTCTAATTTCAGTGTAGGAGTTAATTTATTTTTTGAGCTAAACAAGCAACTTGCTCAGTTGATGAATAACCAATTTGAATATGATGTGGAACTTGAAGAAACACATCATATCCATAAGCTTGATGCTCCCAGTGGCACTGCAATTACCCTTGCCGAAGATATTATAAACAACCTGGAGCGCAAAAGCAGCTGGAAAAAAGAAACTGCCGAAAAATCCTCTGACCTTGTTATTCAATCGCACAGAATAGAAAATGTACCGGGAACGCACCTTGTAAAATACTCCTCCAAAGTAGATGATATTCAAATAACGCATACCGCCCACAGTAGGGAAGGATTTGCATTGGGAGCTGTTATTGCCTCAGAATGGATAGCAGGAAAAACCGGAATATTTTCAATGCGCGATGTGCTTAAAATTAATTAA